caaaggctcaacactcactaccatatagcatagctggccgtatggtcagacggtaaaattttcttttaatttattgggaatcttacgatcacataaaactccgtggcacgctccacttcaaccatcccgcttaatcctatgactaacatcctcctcacatccccatctacttgaaggatcgagcctagatatttaaagtgattactttgggacaaaggctacccattcaaactaactccttccctatcaccgcttggccttcaccgaacttgcaatgcatgtattctgccttcgctctacttaacttaaaaccctttgactctagagtacttctccaaagttctagcttcctattgactccttctcgtgtctcatctatcgtaacaatatcatccgcaaacatcatgcaccaaggaatactctctgtatatgtttcattcatctaaaactaatgtaaaaaggtaagggcttatggtcgatccttggtgtaatccaattgagatcggaaaatctcgtgtcccctcccactgcgcacaatagtagttgctccttcatacatatctttcaatacttgtatatacctaatagataccctctttgttctaacgcattccataagacctctctaggaacactatcataagccttctccaaatcaataaaaccatgtgtagatctttcttcccatctctatatttctccatcaagcttctaatgagaaagatcgcccatagttgaacgactgtgcatgaaaccaaattgattgagagagatagaagtatcatgacgtagtcgatgctccacaactctctcccacaacttcatagtatggctcatgagtttaattcctatagtttgagcaactcagatgtctcccttatttttaaaaataggtactaaaatactcttcctccattcatcgtgcattttctttgagtttagaatcttattaaataatttagttaactatgccactcccatatctcccaaatacttccacacttcaattggtatttcatctgtCCACagttttacctactttcattctcttaagtgcttcctttacttctaaagatctaatccttctagtataatttacattcttttctattgttctataatctatattcacgcttattaccattttaactattattaaagagttcattaaaataatttctccatctttctttaatgtcctcatctttcactaatacttttccttctttatccttaatgcacctaacttgattgagatcttgacatttcctttctctactccttgctaatctataaatatctttctcccttctttagttccaactttctcatataacttttaaaAGGcctgctcttgcttggctaatcgcttttttgcctctttctttgctatcttgtactgctcatatgcctcattattatcacatttaggtaatttcttataccattccctctttctcttcactgctctttgtacttcctcattccaccaccatctctcttttgagggtggtccatgtcttctagactctccaagtacttttctaactacttctctaatctttgatgttaTCTGTATCTACAtgccattggcctccatatctagcttctatgcttcggactcgagaagtttATTTTTGAATTTCACTTGCTTTGCTCCTTTAAACTCCTACCACTTTATTCGagttacactatttcttctaaccttacctgaatttttcctaaacttgacatccaagaccactaaccgatgttaacttgttaatgcctctcccggaatgaccttgcaatccttgcatagagctctatttgtcttcctggttaggaggaagtcaatttggcttctatattGCCCCGTTATAAaaagaaagtcactaaatgtgactcttataaagtaggtatttactagtattaggtcgtatgtcaTAGTAAAATCCATGATGCTTTTTCCTCCTCATTTCGGCCGCCAAAACCAAAacttccatgaacattctcataaccttaccTATCACTTCCtaaatgtccattcaaatctccaccgatgaaaacgttctcttcattcggtatgctttgcattagatcatccatatcttcccaaaacctttgtttactctcactatctagtcctatttgtggggcataagcactaactacatttattgtttctccttctgatACTAGCTTTaccagtataattctatctcctactcttttcacagctattacagcatctttcaatgtcctgtttatgattatgcccactccattcttgtttctctcatttccggtaaatcacagtttgtactctgaattacccacttccttacttttctctcctacccatttagtctccgaatgcaagcaatattcacccttctcctttccaaggtatccacaagctccattaattttcccgtaagtgatccaacattccaagtaccaaccctgatcctcctcctatcctgctccttcctaagtGCTCTCCATCTATgaaatcttctattattttctatgtctatcttgtgttctgctccactatttgttctattatctgcCTTATGGACTAACTTTTTACCCACACCtttccatgatgtgggaacccttgctcacttaacaccacacccggcgcCGCATGGCGCTGCCGCTGGTGAACGCCCacaccttgcatatttatcactacaccggtTCCCGGCgtagcgtcgttagtagaggacgcccaacgcttatatcatttgaatccatatcatagggtgtgacgaaatttttacgcctgttgtcacctaccgcaaccctcctcctttatccggctTGGGACCGCTAAGCGCAatctacttaggcggagttattaagttcctcatatacccgtttaaaatctataaaataatcCGTGAGAGagttatcctctttctcagcacggtagaatgccttacaaacatcataaatacaggAGATATTCCTTTACTGTAATAcgtaaaatctaagtaatccatcaattccttaacaaattcacagtgattaattaaactaattacctcaccgtGAATCGAGTTCAAGTCagaaacaaccgagcatcctcccttagccaagtttgtcggtATCATCAAGGGCTGTGGATCTTTAGTGtcgatcatccttatcaatgctatgcAAATAGACCCTACAGCCTTACTCCAcctgtaattcgaaccattaagtttgtgttccgtgatcttagttatcacctaattacatcgtaaataacattcttattgtcgccatttgttgagacaaaaacTAACCAAactctaatccaaagtgcttatagcagcaaaataacccaaaatcataaatcaagcaaataccaaatATGATTTGAGAGCCAAACCTCgtgtcctttaatggtgtactcgATCAGCAACAGCACACAAGCTGGTGGAATGAAGGTTGAGGCGACGCCGCGATGTTGATTGGGGTCGAAACGCCGGTCGgcagccaaggtctctcctgagctgggtggtgagaacaaatagtaaCCCCAGATTGATGATCTGCTCtcataccatgtagaaagagatgattatccttaatttcaattaatctgtacatgggtatatatatacaattgattcctataattgtgttctactaattatgaagaaattttaaataagaaatcctaaataggaatacagaatacagaatatacagagaaataatatagtgattgactttccataacaaataTTAAGCATGGATGAGCCCCCTTATTGACTCACTTAGGGAAAGAAGCACGATTTTGTTTTCTAGGctaacacgactcacattctgaTTCTATAGAGGATAATCTAGAGTTGGTCATTATCCAGAAGAAGTTTTGCGAAGCCATCATCTATCAAGGTCAGATTCATCTATTGCTTCAACATGGTTCTCCATTCCAGTATTGGGCATTCAGACAGCAGGTCAGACCAATTTGATAAAAGAATCTTAAACTTTTGTATTTAAAAGGGATTGAGCAATGTAATTAAAATAACAAGGGATACTTctcattgcatttcaaattttcagagaaTGTACAAGAGAAAAAATAAGGACTCAAATCTTAATTAACTGCAAAAGGAAATTACATAGACCAGTCCAGGAGAATACGTCCCAAGCAAAACACTTACCCCCCTCCCCTTTTGCATAGACGTGTCCTACCTTGCAAGAATTTCTCCAACAGAAAACTTCTCCATGTTCTGCTGTAACAGACTCTTGAGCAGCTgggattttcttattttcttcatCTTTCTTTGCTCGTCTAGAAACCCCCCGGCAGCTGTTTTCTATGAGGACCTGCAAaatctgttattattttatattattttgagCAAGCTTTCCTGGTTGCATTTGTAATTATTGTATTGCCCATGTGACGATAAATGGACATTATCAATTAGCATGTTTCCTGTCAAGATTTTAAGTCAACTCAGTGCCTATCATGCATGCATGTTCTTCTTATAATGTGCTCTAGGGCTCCATTTCTTCAATGTACTGCTAATGATTGTGTTATTATTGCAGATTTTCTTGGGCCTCCATAAGCTTCTAGGAAAACCAATTCCAGTGGGTTCAAACAATCTTTCTTGGACACTGTTAAAATTCATCCAGTCTGATAGTCAGAAACATGATTCTTCTGATATTGAGGCCCTGACTGAGATCTACAGCAAGCTCAGTATTGCACTTGATGTGATGCACGAGTGTTTTGAGCCTGTTGAAGAACCTCACACCAAGAGAGATCTTCTTAAAGATGTTATATTTAGTAAGGAGTAAGAATTTTTATCTAGAACAAATTACCTTACTGCTTTCCATTTCTGTTAGgaacttaatttattttttctacATTAAAAGCAACTAAAAAAATCAATGGTATAGAGGAAGACCAGTTATCAATAGCACAAAATTTTCTTCCCatcttttttttcaaattttcttcctttcttttaattaaaaaatcgCCTTTTTCCTTCTCATTTCCTATGTTTCTTTTATCTTGTATAATAGACACCTTTTCCACTTCATTTATTGATAAGCAGATTGGTTGTGGGTTCTTTGTGCATTGTAATTCATATCCCATTATCATTTGATTTTGACGGTGAGGTTTCCTATTACTGGTGGCAGCTGATGGCCAATTTCTCTGGTCCACTTAATAATGGCTTGGGTGTTGTGGTTTTCTGGTTCAGAATCTTGATCTAGGCCTGATTTACTGCCATGCCTATATCTAATCTGGTTGATTGGTACTATGATGTGttcttcagttttttttttttttattttttattttttttattaattgtatGAGAAGGTTATCAAAACAAGAATATTAATCGTTAGTTTTTATTTTATTGGTTTTAGTATTTGTAGCATAATATAGTTGCTTGGCTAACACCACTAAAGGAAAAATCTGGGATTGTGTGGGTTGGTTTATGTTTATTTTCAACTTAGGTTGGGTTTTGCATTAAGTTTTAAGTTAAAATTTCCTCATAAGACCCTTTCCAGTTGGATTATACGTAGCCCTTATGATTGGCAAAAGTCATCTCATATTGACCTCGTGTTCTAGTGAGAGTCTTAGGGTCTTCTTGCCACCTCATATTGCTTATTAGGGGTTGAAAAAGGAGAGTGACATATTTGACTAGATTTTCTTGTGCTAATGATAAGCAAAAGACTTGGACACAACTTCTAAAATTGATGCTTTCTTAAAAGCCCTATATTCCGAATGTCAAGGTCTTTCTGCACTTTCTTCTTCTTTCAAGTGACAAGCCCTGATAAAAAAAACATACTAGATTTCCCAGTTTCCTGGGAtatgattatatttaaaattcaCTGGGAAGGCCTATTATGAAAACAATGATTTCCTTACAAAAAGGCAGGAGTCTCCTGTTGCTCATGTTGTGCTGAAGTCTCATGTCTTCCACATCAGTATTCAGGGATGCTGGGGGATCTAAGCAGCTTTAGAAGCACATGACTAGCTGAGACTTCATCATGTCATTAGCTTCAATAACCTCCTGCCAGTCTGCTGGAAATCACTATCGTTTGTTGCACCTCTTTGCAGTGTTTCATTCTTAATGTTCAAGTTATCAGTAATTTAGCTTGCATTTTTTGCTTCTCTATTTTATATATTTGAGTAATACATCTTGTCTATGTTAAGGTCCTTGGATTTTTACTTGTACTAGAAAATGGGTATTGTACATTTCAGTTTGATTCTTGTTATTCCATTTCCAACTTTTGTAGGTCAGAACTCAACCGTCTTAACTTTCGAGGATTCTATACAGTACTTTTGCAAAAGGATGATGAATTTATTACAGTGGCTACTGTGAGGTAAACTGTGTTAGATCTCACTGTCTAAAAGATTATAAGCTGCACAATGTCAAAGATCTTTCTTGTGCAGTTGTATTTGTGTTGTATTTTTGTTTTGGTAGATAATGGGACATTAACAGTTTGATGTAGAACTACAAAGAAAAATCGAAgggacaaagaagtaaactctCAAATTCTATTAATTCTCAATTGTCAATAtcaatatcaataataataagcTCTAGTAGGATACTTAGATGGCATAGGTATTTATAGTAACTAGTCTTACTAGTATAGGATTAGAGTTTGACTAGTACTAAGATTAGGAATACTTGTGAGAAAGGTGTTTTTTCATTGATTTCTGAATATGCtatatacaaatatatatatatatatatatatatatatatatatatatatatatatatatatgtatgtatgtatgtatgtatagttGTCTCCTATACTTCCTATACTAATCAGGAATTCTACATTGAATTGGAATTCTATATTGATTAGGAATCTTTTCTAACAAGGATATCCTATAGGGATTGACTTCCTATAAGGATTGACAtctataacactccccctcaagttggagcatggatgttaatcatgcccaacttgttacaaatgtaattAACTCGAGCTCCTTTCAGAGCTTTTGTAAACATATCTTCTAATTGCTCTCCAATTTTGATGTATTGTGTTGAGATGATCCCTTGTTGAAGCTTTTCATGGAAAGAATGACCattaatttcaatatgcttagtCCGTTCATGGAACACAgggttagaagcaatatggaaagCAACTTAATTATCACACTACAATTGGGTAGGCAGAGAGGTCCTAAGGCCATCTCATTTAATAATTGAAGTATCCATATTATCTCACACATTGATTATGCCATAGCTCTATATTCCGATtaagcactagatcgagaaactaagcTATATTTCTTACTTCTAAGATACCAAATTACCTCCAACAAAGACACATTATCCGTAGTTGACCTTCTATTAGCCTTAGACTCGCCTAGCTTGCATCCAAAAACActtaacattcaaatgcccatgcttACTATATAATAAGCCTCGCCCTGGAGCTCCCTTTAAATAACATAATATTTGTCCTAAAGCTTTCTATGAGCAATAGTTGGGGAAGACAAAAACTGAGTTACCATATTAACCAGATAtgcaatgtcacaccttacccctctgtaaggcataacatgatcccgtagaatacttaatgaactaccgaacttcacctaccgattactcattaagtaccctacaagggattttaaaacaattttcttacttttgttaagtggtgagcatttgctAGTTGGtatcaaatatttaatttaagttggaagctagttgaaatttttggcccattttatttttccgcaaattttataaaaattttgatagagttctgtcAGATTTTGAGAAAACAGCTTCTTCAAATAATcaaaaggcacttccaataatttttcaaccactgcttcgaattcatactcaatctcaaccaatttctcaatacatttatcaactttcaaatttcaattccactatccaatgatcatcaaaatactagcaaaccatttcattcaaattaaataaaatagttccattcatatttcattaaggacAATTTATATACACTATTGCAaagaaaatttacatcaaaagaaattcaactaaatttttattacaaactttatacaactttgtacaagttgctcaaaaccgaatttacatgtccatacatttatgtgcaatacatacatcaaaagaaatatttacagtcagggtataaattatacccgataacttcaagctgataaatcctcaatcctaagcaaatcacgcttcctctagtctctaaatcatgATAAAGAATAATAAAtatcgagtactaggactcaagtggtacacaacatactaaaagaatctttatgcagaatttaaatcacatttactcaaaaattggattgaacatgaattatgaaatttttaatgcaaacaagttcatttcgaagtatcaaaacacatttcacaaaatccacagttatatcatgccattcgaaacaaatataatctcaatagccagaggctaaggagaaatcacatcacaaggctagctagctcaaatatatggatatctattcaaGTTCCTCTTAacgacacacctcaacacttcatccagaaggaatcaaaattcaaaatcgacactccactagtcatgctagtgaggtgttcaaatatatggtcatgacactgtggtttcaaaacttatcttaataatttgttaaacattgccatttcgaacatacacaataactttcagcaatttagatcaaagcatcataaataatgtcataattcactttttcaaattattcaaaataatatacagcaaataatt
This Hevea brasiliensis isolate MT/VB/25A 57/8 unplaced genomic scaffold, ASM3005281v1 Scaf56, whole genome shotgun sequence DNA region includes the following protein-coding sequences:
- the LOC131177543 gene encoding increased DNA methylation 1-like; this encodes MFPIFLGLHKLLGKPIPVGSNNLSWTLLKFIQSDSQKHDSSDIEALTEIYSKLSIALDVMHECFEPVEEPHTKRDLLKDVIFSKESELNRLNFRGFYTVLLQKDDEFITVATVR